One part of the Equus asinus isolate D_3611 breed Donkey chromosome 6, EquAss-T2T_v2, whole genome shotgun sequence genome encodes these proteins:
- the LOC106838557 gene encoding interleukin-1 beta has protein sequence MAAVPDTSDMMTYCSGNENDLFFEEDGPKQMKGSFQDLDLSSTGDGGIQLQFSHQLYNKTFKHVVSIIVAMEKLKKIPVPCSQAFQDDDLRSLFSVIFEEEPIICDNWDDDYVCDAAVHSVNCRLRDIYHKSLVLSGACELQAVHLNGENTNQQVVFCMSFVQGEEETDKIPVALGLKEKNLYLSCGMKDGKPTLQLETVDPNTYPKRKMEKRFVFNKMEIKGNVEFESAMYPNWYISTSQAEKKPVFLGNTRGGRDITDFIMEITSA, from the exons ATGGCAGCAGTACCCGACACCAGTGACATGATGACTTACTGCAG CGGCAATGAGAATGACCTGTTCTTTGAGGAGGATGGCCCAAAACAGATGAAG GGCAGCTTCCAAGACCTGGACCTCAGCTCCACAGGAGATGGGGGCATCCAGCTTCAATTCTCCCACCAACTTTACAATAAGACTTTCAAGCATGTCGTGTCAATCATTGTGGCTATGGAGAAGCTGAAGAAGATACCCGTTCCCTGCTCACAGGCCTTCCAGGATGATGACTTGAGGAGCCTCTTTTCTGTCATCTTTGAAGAAG AACCCATCATCTGTGACAACTGGGATGATGATTATGTGTGTGATGCAGCTGTGCATTCAGTGAACTGCAGACTCCGGGACATATACCATAAATCCCTGGTGCTGTCCGGTGCATGTGAGCTGCAGGCTGTCCACCTCAATGGAGAGAATACAAACCAACAAG tgGTGTTCTGCATGAGCTTTGTGCAAGGAGAAGAAGAGACTGACAAGATACCTGTGGCCTTGGGCCTCAAGGAAAAGAACCTGTACCTGTCTTGTGGGATGAAAGATGGGAAGCCCACCCTACAGCTGGAG ACAGTAGACCCCAATACTTACccaaagaggaaaatggaaaagcgATTTGTCTTCAACAAGATGGAAATCAAGGGCAACGTGGAATTTGAGTCTGCAATGTACCCCAACTGGTACATCAGCACctctcaagcagaaaaaaaacccgTCTTCCTAGGAAATACCAGAGGCGGCCGGGACATAACTGACTTCATCATGGAAATCACCTCTGCCTAA